Genomic DNA from Hymenobacter jejuensis:
AGCCGATGGCATTGCGGCCCGGCCCGGCGTGCATGGTGCCCACGTTGCTCATGATGGGTTTGGCCGCTACGCCATCGGCCGTGACGAGGTAGGACACAAAAGCGTTCGAGTTCCACCGGTGGCCCACCACCCACACATCACGTCCGTTTTTGTGGCGCACGGCGGCCAGCTTTTCGGCTACTGGTGTGATTAGCAAGAGGTTAGCGCGCGGCACGTCGCCGAGGCCGTTGTCGCGGGTCATGTCCACTACCGAGTAGCGCATGCCGCCGCTCCGGCCCTGAAAGTCGGTGGTGAACACGTAAAAGATGTTGCCGCTGCCCGGATCGGGAACGATCACGGCGCCTTGCGTGCTTTCGGGGCCGCCCATGATCTTGCGGCCGTTGGGCATGGGTTGGTGCTGGCGGTTGAAAATGGTGCCTCCGTTGGTGTAAAACAGCAGCTGACCGCGGCTATTGGTGGCCACGGCGCAGTTTTCATAGCTTACCATTTTGCCATCCAGCAGCGGGGTAGGGGCGCCGTTGGCGAAGCTCAGGCCGGCTTGCCCGCCAAAATACCAGATGGATTGCTCGCGCTGGGCATGTACAGCCGCTGGCAGCGCCAGCCAAAGCAGCAACAGAAGAAAGGAAATTCGTTTCATAAGCTCAGAATTGGGCGGCAAATTAAGCAACAGCGCCAATGCCGGGATAAAACGGAATTTCGTGCCAGATTGGTGTAAACATCGGGACATGGGCCTTCTCCAAGGAATCAAATCTTCCACTTCCCGGCCAGCAACGGCACAACGAGCGGCCGAATGATGCGGTAGCTTAAGCCCCACAGCCGGTATTCGCCCACGCGGTAGAAAGCAATCTGCTGAGGATCAGGCCAGTTTGGAAACTGCACCAGCTCTTCGCCGTGCGTAGCCGGGTCAGCAAGGTGCCGGACTGATACTTCCAGCACTTCCGCGATTTCGTGCTCCATCCAGCGCCACGCCTCGGCCGGGCGAGTGATGCGCCCCAAAAAGGGCGTTACGCGAAACCCCGACGCGTTCGTCGAAACGGCAGGAAGTTGCGTGAGCACCTCTACCGAAGTAGGCGGCAGGTGAATTTCTTCTTCGGTTTCGCGTAACGCCGTGGCTAGCAATGAATTGTCTTCCGGGTCGCGTTTGCCACCGGGGAAGGCAAGTTGCCCGCCGTGTACGCCAAAGTCGCCGCGCCGCACAAGCACCAACTGCAAATCACCGGCTGCGTCGCGGTACACAGGCACCAAAAC
This window encodes:
- a CDS encoding WD40 repeat domain-containing protein gives rise to the protein MKRISFLLLLLWLALPAAVHAQREQSIWYFGGQAGLSFANGAPTPLLDGKMVSYENCAVATNSRGQLLFYTNGGTIFNRQHQPMPNGRKIMGGPESTQGAVIVPDPGSGNIFYVFTTDFQGRSGGMRYSVVDMTRDNGLGDVPRANLLLITPVAEKLAAVRHKNGRDVWVVGHRWNSNAFVSYLVTADGVAAKPIMSNVGTMHAGPGRNAIGCMKFSPDGTKLAAAIWRESNKFEVFDFDTNTGVVSKPRSFGPYEEAYGVEFSPDGTKLYGTSNGTGGGNAQIWQIDLATKKVTAIGSSKNRKVGSLQLAPDGKIYVAREDNPYLAVIQNPNAAGAACTYVDNGLNLGGRRSKLGLPNFIREPGKM
- a CDS encoding NUDIX hydrolase — protein: MSTIYTTFREAAVLVPVYRDAAGDLQLVLVRRGDFGVHGGQLAFPGGKRDPEDNSLLATALRETEEEIHLPPTSVEVLTQLPAVSTNASGFRVTPFLGRITRPAEAWRWMEHEIAEVLEVSVRHLADPATHGEELVQFPNWPDPQQIAFYRVGEYRLWGLSYRIIRPLVVPLLAGKWKI